In Danaus plexippus chromosome 6, MEX_DaPlex, whole genome shotgun sequence, a single window of DNA contains:
- the LOC116779163 gene encoding short-chain dehydrogenase/reductase family 16C member 6 isoform X2, producing the protein MWRTIMPPDPKDVREEVVLITGTGHGIGREMALRFARLGATLVCVDINASTNEETVRIIKQEKNKAFSYQCDVTDRAAVMQMAEKIRHEVGEVSILVNNAGIMPCKPLLNQTEKEIRLMNDINVNANLWMIQAFLPSMMERNHGHIVAMSSMAGLMGLRNLVPYCGSKYAVRGIMEALAIELKEDPREFSGIKFTTICPYMVDTGLCKKPRIRFPSLMKVVSASETADLIVDAVRRDILEITVPQELHFMNRYIYRFLPFPAAVAWNEFFNTGVDSHE; encoded by the exons ATCACGGGTACCGGTCATGGCATCGGTCGTGAGATGGCGCTGCGGTTCGCAAGACTCGGAGCTACCCTGGTGTGTGTCGACATCAACGCCTCCACCAACGAGGAAACCGTCAGGATCATCAAACAGGAGAAGAATAAGGCATTCAGTTATCA GTGTGACGTCACCGATCGCGCTGCTGTGATGCAAATGGCTGAAAAAATCCGTCATGAAGTTGGCGAGGTGTCGATCCTCGTGAACAACGCTGGGATCATGCCTTGCAAGCCGCTCCTTAACCAGACGGAGAAAGAAATAAGACTGATGAACGACATCAACGTCAACGCTAACCTATGG ATGATCCAAGCTTTTCTTCCATCAATGATGGAGAGGAACCACGGTCATATAGTGGCGATGTCCTCTATGGCGGGGCTGATGGGACTTCGCAACCTGGTTCCGTACTGTGGGTCAAAGTACGCCGTCAGAGGCATCATGGAGGCATTGGCGATTGAACTCAAAGAGGATCCAAGAGAGTTTAGCGGG ATTAAATTCACAACGATATGTCCATACATGGTTGACACTGGGTTATGCAAGAAACCCCGCATCCGGTTCCCTAGTCTGATGAAGGTGGTGTCTGCTAGTGAGACCGCTGACTTGATCGTTGACGCTGTAAGGAGAGACATCTTGGAGATCACCGTCCCACAGGAACTACACTTCATGAACAGA tacATTTATCGTTTCCTACCGTTCCCCGCTGCCGTCGCTTGGAACGAGTTCTTCAACACGGGCGTCGACTCCCACGAATGA